In one Ornithinimicrobium pratense genomic region, the following are encoded:
- a CDS encoding phosphotransferase, translating to MDYCPGNVVFADSRPKALIDFDLARPTTRVADLANALYWWAPLVDPEDRASSLVKAHIPTRVRAFADAYGMTAGQRAQVIPLANRMVANFALTAQAAAEVDPVFRRWWDEGVKDKLPRARHWLARQSAAIQSAL from the coding sequence ATGGACTACTGCCCCGGCAACGTTGTGTTCGCCGACTCACGCCCGAAGGCGTTGATCGACTTCGACCTTGCCCGGCCGACCACGCGTGTCGCCGACCTCGCCAACGCGCTCTACTGGTGGGCACCCCTTGTCGATCCTGAGGACCGGGCTTCCTCGCTGGTCAAGGCACACATTCCCACCCGGGTGCGCGCTTTCGCCGACGCCTACGGAATGACGGCGGGCCAGCGGGCCCAAGTGATTCCGTTGGCGAATCGGATGGTGGCCAACTTCGCTCTCACGGCGCAGGCTGCCGCCGAGGTTGACCCTGTCTTCCGCCGGTGGTGGGACGAGGGCGTGAAAGACAAGCTGCCCCGAGCCAGACACTGGCTGGCCAGACAGTCTGCTGCCATCCAGAGCGCCCTCTAG
- a CDS encoding GNAT family N-acetyltransferase yields the protein MEHLQVSGRRYTVRRATIRDIPALAVLLADDILGADRERADLSAYEQAFAEIDDDPNQFLAVICDEEDLIVATLQLTLIPSLSREGAKRLHIDAVRLTPSARGTGVGTAMFVWAHAYGRRRGATLAQLTSDKQRADAHRFYEHLGYQPTHEGFKLPL from the coding sequence ATGGAACACCTCCAGGTGAGTGGTCGGCGGTACACCGTACGGCGTGCCACCATTCGCGACATCCCAGCGCTAGCCGTGCTGCTGGCCGACGACATCCTCGGCGCCGACCGCGAAAGGGCCGACTTGAGCGCCTACGAACAGGCCTTCGCCGAGATCGACGACGACCCCAACCAGTTCCTCGCCGTCATCTGCGACGAGGAGGACCTGATCGTGGCCACCCTGCAGCTCACGCTCATCCCGAGCCTGTCCCGAGAGGGCGCCAAACGGCTACACATCGACGCGGTCCGCCTCACGCCAAGCGCCCGCGGCACCGGAGTAGGAACAGCGATGTTCGTCTGGGCCCACGCGTACGGACGCCGGCGAGGCGCCACGCTTGCTCAACTGACCAGCGACAAGCAGCGAGCCGACGCTCACCGCTTCTACGAACACCTTGGCTACCAACCCACCCACGAAGGATTCAAACTCCCCCTGTAG